The following coding sequences are from one Pseudomonas mendocina window:
- a CDS encoding zinc-binding dehydrogenase, protein MKALQGVEGRAEWLEQPAQACDAGQIRVKVAAAGLNRADLLQRAGLYPPPPGASQALGLECSGMVIEVGAGSAWQIGDQVCCLLAGGGMAEEVVLDARHALPVPEGVSLIEAAALPEVYATAWLNLFQLGGLRPGEKVLLHAGASGVGSAGIQLCKAFGSPCWVSVGSAERLAYCEALGAQGGALRGEDLQSLRDFGPFDVILDPVGGQYAQLNLELLARDGRWINIGLMGGREATLDLAQVLGKRIQLIGSTLRNRDDQFKADLLRDLQQHVWPLFAEGRLKPQLERSFAIKDSEAAFETLAGNQVAGKLVLLIDADQV, encoded by the coding sequence ATGAAGGCATTGCAAGGCGTCGAAGGACGTGCGGAATGGCTGGAGCAACCCGCGCAGGCATGTGACGCGGGACAGATCAGGGTCAAGGTGGCTGCCGCTGGGCTCAACCGCGCCGACCTTTTGCAGCGCGCCGGTCTGTATCCGCCGCCACCGGGTGCCAGCCAGGCGCTTGGGCTGGAATGCTCCGGTATGGTGATCGAAGTGGGTGCCGGTAGTGCCTGGCAGATAGGCGATCAGGTCTGTTGTTTGCTGGCTGGTGGAGGCATGGCCGAAGAGGTGGTGCTCGATGCGCGTCATGCGCTGCCGGTACCCGAAGGCGTCAGCCTGATCGAGGCGGCTGCATTGCCGGAGGTGTATGCCACTGCCTGGCTCAACCTGTTCCAGCTCGGCGGCCTGCGGCCAGGTGAAAAGGTGCTGTTGCATGCCGGAGCCAGCGGCGTCGGCTCTGCTGGCATTCAATTATGCAAGGCGTTCGGCAGCCCGTGCTGGGTCAGCGTCGGTTCAGCCGAGCGCCTGGCATACTGCGAGGCGCTCGGTGCCCAGGGTGGCGCGCTACGTGGCGAGGATCTGCAAAGCCTGCGCGACTTCGGCCCCTTCGACGTGATTCTCGATCCGGTCGGCGGGCAATATGCGCAGCTCAACCTCGAACTGCTGGCGCGTGATGGTCGTTGGATCAACATCGGGCTGATGGGCGGCCGCGAAGCCACGCTAGATCTGGCGCAGGTATTGGGCAAGCGCATTCAGCTGATCGGCTCGACCTTGCGCAATCGTGATGACCAGTTCAAGGCCGATCTGTTGCGCGATCTGCAGCAGCATGTCTGGCCGCTGTTCGCCGAGGGGCGATTAAAGCCGCAACTGGAGCGCAGTTTTGCGATCAAAGACAGTGAAGCGGCGTTCGAGACACTCGCCGGTAACCAAGTGGCAGGTAAACTGGTGTTGCTGATCGATGCCGATCAGGTTTGA
- a CDS encoding bifunctional diguanylate cyclase/phosphodiesterase, with protein MTVTEQLSALGNILAHGDLSSLFQPIVSLSEQRILGYEALTRGPSNSPLHSPLTLFAVARHAGRLSELEMACRKSACRGFSAQGLDGKLFLNVSPESLLDPSHQPGRTLKLLQAFAIPPSQVVIELTEQSPTEDFGLLDNALHHYRAMGFSIALDDLGAGYSSLRLWSELRPDYVKIDRHFIDGIHLDAVKREFVGSILKMAAASRAQVIAEGIEQAEELAVLAEMGVDLVQGYLLSRPQEKPPRDARQLLPRLQSSQTSLGEESHDLSALLNEQPAVDQHTAIAEVLDAFRAQANLNSLAVLDQHNQPVGIVHRHSLSEALLKPFATDLFARKPISRLMSQDFLAVELTQSLQKVSRLLTSRARQRIEEDFIIIQGGRYLGLGRVIDVLKLITEQKLQQARHANPLTLLPGNVPIQQCLTRLLQQQREAAVCYVDIDSFKPFNDIYGYAKGDEVLLCLAQCLNDKVDPARDFVGHIGGDDFMLVLGSSDWRDKLGRLIEDFQGQCRRFYREEHLQAGCFSAHNRQGQRQEYALLSLSIGVVYLHSDDCVQLDASRLAELASEAKRQAKAIPGYSLHILDGSAA; from the coding sequence ATGACCGTCACCGAGCAGTTGAGCGCACTGGGTAACATCCTCGCTCACGGCGACCTCAGCAGCCTGTTCCAGCCCATTGTTTCGCTTTCCGAGCAACGCATTCTCGGCTACGAAGCTTTGACCCGCGGCCCCTCGAACAGTCCGCTGCACTCACCGCTGACGCTGTTTGCCGTGGCCCGCCACGCCGGGCGCCTGAGCGAACTGGAGATGGCCTGTCGCAAGAGCGCCTGCAGAGGTTTCAGCGCCCAGGGTCTGGACGGCAAGTTGTTTCTCAACGTCTCGCCAGAGTCGTTGCTCGACCCCAGCCACCAGCCGGGGCGAACCTTGAAACTGCTGCAGGCCTTCGCCATCCCACCCAGCCAGGTGGTGATCGAACTCACCGAGCAATCGCCCACCGAAGACTTCGGCCTGCTCGACAACGCCCTGCATCACTACCGCGCCATGGGATTTTCCATCGCCCTCGATGATCTCGGCGCAGGTTATTCCAGCCTGCGCCTGTGGTCGGAGCTGCGTCCGGACTACGTGAAAATCGATCGCCATTTCATCGATGGCATCCACCTGGACGCGGTGAAGCGCGAATTCGTCGGCTCTATCCTGAAAATGGCCGCAGCCTCTCGCGCTCAGGTGATTGCCGAAGGCATCGAGCAAGCTGAAGAGCTGGCGGTACTGGCCGAGATGGGCGTCGACCTGGTGCAGGGCTATCTGCTCAGCCGGCCGCAGGAAAAACCGCCGCGTGACGCCCGGCAACTGCTACCGAGACTGCAAAGCAGCCAGACCAGCCTCGGCGAGGAAAGCCACGACCTCAGCGCCCTGCTCAACGAACAACCTGCTGTGGATCAGCACACTGCCATCGCCGAGGTGCTGGACGCGTTCCGCGCGCAGGCCAATCTCAACTCGCTGGCGGTGCTGGATCAGCACAACCAGCCAGTCGGTATCGTCCACCGCCACTCGCTCTCCGAAGCCCTGCTCAAACCCTTCGCCACCGACCTGTTCGCCCGCAAGCCGATCAGCCGCCTGATGAGCCAGGATTTTCTCGCCGTGGAGCTGACGCAATCGCTGCAGAAGGTCAGCCGCCTGCTCACCAGCCGCGCGCGCCAACGCATAGAAGAAGACTTCATCATCATCCAGGGCGGGCGCTACCTGGGTCTGGGCCGCGTCATCGACGTGCTCAAGTTGATCACCGAGCAAAAACTACAACAGGCGCGCCACGCCAACCCACTGACCCTGCTACCGGGCAACGTACCGATCCAGCAGTGCCTCACCCGCCTGCTGCAACAACAACGCGAGGCGGCGGTGTGTTACGTCGATATCGACAGTTTCAAACCCTTCAACGATATCTATGGTTATGCCAAGGGCGACGAGGTGCTGCTGTGCCTGGCCCAGTGCCTGAACGATAAGGTGGATCCTGCGCGTGACTTCGTCGGCCATATCGGCGGCGACGATTTCATGCTGGTGCTCGGTTCCAGCGACTGGCGCGACAAGCTTGGTCGTCTGATCGAGGATTTTCAGGGCCAATGCCGGCGGTTCTATCGGGAAGAGCACCTGCAGGCCGGCTGCTTCAGCGCACACAATCGACAGGGCCAGCGCCAGGAATATGCGCTGCTGTCACTCTCCATCGGTGTGGTTTATCTGCACAGCGATGATTGCGTGCAACTGGATGCCTCGCGGCTGGCGGAGCTTGCCTCCGAAGCCAAGCGCCAGGCCAAGGCGATACCGGGCTACAGCCTGCATATTCTCGATGGATCAGCGGCCTGA
- the ahpC gene encoding alkyl hydroperoxide reductase subunit C: MSLINTQVQPFKVNAFHAGEFVELTEQSLLGKWSVLIFMPAAFTFNCPTEIEDAANNYAEFQKAGAEVYIVTTDTHFSHKVWHETSPAVGKAQFPLIGDPTHQLTNAFGVHIPEEGLALRGTFVINPEGVIKTLEIHSNEIARDVSETLRKLKAAQYTAANPGQVCPAKWKEGEATLAPSLDLVGKI; encoded by the coding sequence ATGTCCCTCATCAACACTCAAGTGCAACCGTTCAAGGTCAACGCTTTCCACGCTGGCGAGTTCGTCGAGCTCACCGAGCAGTCCCTGCTGGGCAAGTGGTCCGTGCTGATCTTCATGCCGGCTGCCTTTACCTTCAACTGCCCGACTGAGATCGAAGACGCTGCCAACAACTACGCCGAGTTCCAGAAGGCCGGTGCCGAGGTCTACATCGTGACCACCGACACCCACTTCTCGCACAAGGTATGGCACGAAACTTCGCCAGCCGTTGGCAAGGCTCAGTTCCCGCTGATCGGTGACCCGACTCACCAGCTGACCAACGCTTTCGGCGTGCACATTCCGGAAGAAGGTCTGGCCCTGCGTGGCACCTTCGTGATCAACCCGGAAGGCGTGATCAAGACTCTGGAAATCCACTCGAACGAAATCGCTCGTGACGTTTCCGAGACCCTGCGCAAGCTGAAGGCCGCTCAGTACACCGCTGCTAACCCGGGTCAGGTTTGCCCGGCCAAGTGGAAAGAAGGCGAAGCCACTCTGGCTCCTTCGCTGGATCTGGTTGGCAAGATCTAA
- a CDS encoding YkvA family protein, with product MKAPWKLTRYLPLAARFLREGRLPELLRALGDKRTPQGERFAALKEDLRLLRALCLAWFKGEYRQISSQALLMVVAALLYFLSPLDAIPDWLVGVGFVDDLAVLAWVMRTWHAELEAFKAWRDKQSPERLALIEHLPTDEQTVHS from the coding sequence ATGAAAGCTCCATGGAAACTGACCCGTTACCTGCCCCTGGCGGCGCGCTTCCTGCGTGAGGGACGTCTACCGGAATTGCTCCGTGCGTTGGGTGACAAGCGTACGCCGCAGGGCGAGCGTTTCGCAGCGCTCAAAGAGGATCTGCGTCTGCTGCGCGCACTCTGCCTGGCCTGGTTCAAAGGTGAGTATCGGCAGATCAGCAGCCAGGCCTTGCTGATGGTGGTGGCGGCGCTTCTGTACTTCCTGAGCCCGCTGGATGCGATCCCTGACTGGTTGGTGGGCGTCGGCTTCGTCGATGATCTAGCCGTGCTGGCTTGGGTGATGCGCACCTGGCACGCCGAACTGGAGGCGTTCAAGGCCTGGCGCGACAAGCAGAGCCCGGAGCGCCTGGCGCTTATCGAACATTTGCCGACTGACGAGCAGACGGTTCACTCATAG
- a CDS encoding DUF4212 domain-containing protein: MADEKSNAEAYWAANLRLIFWSLVVWALCSYGFGIILRPLLAGISVGGADLGFWFAQQGSILTFVVLIFHYSWRMNKLDKEYGLEE, encoded by the coding sequence ATGGCAGATGAGAAATCCAACGCTGAAGCCTATTGGGCGGCGAACCTTCGCCTGATCTTCTGGAGTCTGGTGGTTTGGGCTCTGTGTTCCTACGGTTTCGGCATCATCTTGCGGCCACTGCTGGCGGGCATCTCCGTTGGTGGAGCGGATCTTGGTTTCTGGTTCGCTCAGCAAGGCTCGATCCTCACCTTTGTCGTTCTGATCTTCCACTACAGCTGGAGGATGAACAAACTCGACAAAGAATATGGCCTTGAGGAGTAA
- a CDS encoding helix-turn-helix transcriptional regulator, protein MTVQIIARDGEPEYAVLPWADYQALLKAAGREESAAIAAPTPAPTATRAPLEQLQVLREAKGLSPEALARSVGISPHYLAMIERGERQPDAAILRSLAWELGLEGWS, encoded by the coding sequence ATGACTGTGCAAATCATTGCCCGCGACGGCGAACCGGAATACGCCGTACTGCCCTGGGCCGATTACCAGGCCTTGTTGAAGGCGGCAGGGCGCGAGGAGTCCGCCGCAATCGCTGCCCCCACACCGGCTCCGACAGCCACTCGCGCGCCGCTGGAGCAGTTGCAAGTGTTGCGTGAGGCCAAGGGCTTGAGCCCGGAAGCACTGGCTCGCAGTGTAGGTATCAGCCCTCACTACCTGGCCATGATCGAGCGTGGTGAGCGCCAACCCGATGCCGCAATCCTGCGTTCGTTGGCCTGGGAGCTGGGCTTGGAGGGCTGGTCTTGA
- a CDS encoding bifunctional allantoicase/(S)-ureidoglycine aminohydrolase: protein MSKSPYYYAPHGGHPGQEQLLTDRAMFTEAYAVIPKGVMRDIVTSHLPFWDNMRMWVIARPLTGFAETFSQYIVEVGPNGGSDKPELDATAEGVIFVVEGEFSLTLNGTQHAMRPGSYAFIPPQSDWSLRNNGSEAVRFHWLRKAYQPVEGVPYPEAFVTNEQDIEPIVMPGTEGRWSTTRFVDIKDMRHDMHVNIVNFEPGGVIPFAETHVMEHGLYVLEGKAVYRLNQDWVEVEAGDFMWLRAFCPQACYAGGPSRFRYLLYKDVNRQMPLTLGGLKR from the coding sequence ATGAGCAAGTCTCCCTACTATTACGCCCCGCATGGCGGCCACCCAGGTCAGGAGCAATTGCTGACCGACCGCGCCATGTTCACCGAAGCCTATGCCGTGATTCCCAAAGGCGTGATGCGTGACATCGTCACCAGCCACCTGCCGTTCTGGGACAACATGCGCATGTGGGTCATCGCCCGCCCGCTGACCGGTTTCGCCGAAACCTTCTCGCAGTACATCGTCGAAGTCGGCCCGAACGGCGGCAGCGACAAGCCGGAACTGGATGCCACTGCCGAAGGCGTGATCTTCGTCGTCGAAGGCGAGTTCAGCCTGACCCTCAACGGCACCCAGCACGCCATGCGTCCGGGCAGCTACGCCTTCATCCCACCACAAAGCGACTGGTCGCTGCGCAACAACGGCAGCGAAGCCGTGCGTTTCCACTGGCTGCGCAAGGCCTACCAACCGGTCGAGGGTGTGCCCTATCCGGAAGCCTTCGTCACCAACGAGCAGGACATCGAACCGATCGTCATGCCGGGTACCGAAGGCCGCTGGAGCACCACGCGCTTCGTCGACATCAAGGACATGCGCCATGACATGCACGTCAATATCGTCAACTTCGAGCCAGGCGGCGTGATTCCGTTCGCCGAAACCCACGTCATGGAGCACGGCCTGTACGTGCTGGAAGGCAAAGCGGTGTATCGCCTGAACCAGGACTGGGTCGAGGTCGAGGCCGGTGACTTCATGTGGCTGCGCGCCTTCTGCCCGCAGGCCTGCTATGCCGGCGGCCCGAGCCGCTTCCGTTACCTGCTGTACAAGGACGTGAACCGCCAGATGCCGCTGACCCTGGGCGGTCTGAAGCGCTGA
- a CDS encoding LysR substrate-binding domain-containing protein codes for MLDPILLRSFLAVVQTGGFTRAAASLHLTQSTVSQQIRRLEEQIGAELLDRSGRYVVTTTEGERLLSYAQRIVALMDEALLALGQNTLEGEVRLGVPDDFAANSLTPYLADFADAHPGIRLEITSGLSHDVWRAFNAGELDLALIKQRAGSAKGLASWAEPVAWLDSRARPVLARNPVPLAVFPPNGLYRLEMTHALDAMGKPWRIAYVSSSLPGVSAAAEGGLGLTLLPRRLITSEHRELGEADGFPAVPPVEVALHARPQLPGYARELVAVLIEACGTIMRVL; via the coding sequence GTGCTCGATCCGATTCTTCTGCGCAGTTTTCTCGCCGTGGTGCAGACCGGCGGCTTTACCCGGGCCGCGGCCAGCCTGCACCTGACCCAGTCCACCGTCAGCCAACAGATCCGTCGTCTGGAAGAACAGATCGGCGCCGAACTGCTCGATCGCAGTGGCCGCTACGTGGTCACCACCACCGAGGGCGAGCGTCTGCTCAGCTATGCCCAGCGTATCGTCGCGCTGATGGACGAGGCGCTGCTGGCACTGGGGCAGAACACCCTGGAAGGTGAGGTGCGCCTGGGCGTGCCAGACGACTTCGCGGCCAACAGCCTGACGCCTTATCTGGCGGATTTCGCCGACGCGCATCCCGGTATCCGTCTGGAGATCACCAGCGGCCTGAGCCATGACGTATGGCGCGCCTTCAATGCCGGAGAGCTGGATCTGGCGCTGATCAAGCAGCGTGCCGGCAGCGCCAAGGGCCTGGCCAGCTGGGCCGAGCCGGTGGCCTGGCTGGACAGCCGTGCGCGCCCGGTGCTGGCGCGCAATCCGGTGCCGCTGGCGGTGTTTCCTCCCAACGGCCTGTATCGCCTGGAAATGACCCATGCACTGGATGCCATGGGCAAGCCCTGGCGCATCGCCTACGTCAGCAGCAGTTTGCCCGGCGTCAGTGCGGCGGCCGAAGGCGGGCTGGGCCTGACCCTGCTGCCGCGCCGGCTGATCACCTCGGAGCACCGCGAACTGGGGGAGGCCGATGGCTTTCCCGCCGTGCCGCCGGTCGAGGTGGCGCTGCATGCCAGACCGCAGTTACCCGGTTATGCCCGTGAACTGGTGGCGGTATTGATCGAGGCTTGCGGGACGATCATGCGAGTGCTCTGA
- the ahpF gene encoding alkyl hydroperoxide reductase subunit F: protein MLDANLKAQLKAYLEKVTLPFEIVASLDDGAKSQELLGLLQDIVGLTDKITLKTDGNDARRPSFSLNRPGADIGLTFAGIPMGHEFTSLVLALLQVGGHPSKLDADTIAQIKSIEGKFEFETYFSLSCQNCPDVVQALNLMAVLNPNIRNVSIDGALFQEEVERRQIMAVPSIYLNGEVFASGRMEVKEILAKIDTGAANRDAEKMSAKDAFDVLVVGGGPAGAAAAIYAARKGIRTGVAAERFGGQVLDTMAIENFISVKETEGPKLVRALEEHVKEYEVDIMNLQRASALVPAAAEGGLHEVKFESGASLKAKTVILATGARWREMGVPGEQEYKAKGVCFCPHCDGPLFKGKRVAVIGGGNSGVEAAIDLAGIVAHVTLLEFADTLRADAVLQKKLYSLPNVTVIKSAQTTEVKGDGQKVNGLVYKDRTTEELHTVELEGIFVQIGLLPNSDWLKGTIELNRFGEIVVDAKGNTNVPGVFAAGDVTTVPYKQIVIAMGEGSKASLSAFDHLIRHS from the coding sequence ATGTTGGACGCCAATCTTAAAGCCCAGTTGAAGGCCTACCTGGAAAAGGTCACCCTGCCGTTCGAGATCGTTGCGTCCCTCGATGACGGCGCGAAATCCCAGGAGCTGCTCGGGCTGTTGCAAGACATCGTCGGTCTGACCGACAAGATCACCCTGAAGACCGATGGCAACGACGCCCGTCGTCCGTCGTTCTCGCTGAACCGCCCTGGTGCGGATATCGGCCTGACGTTCGCCGGCATCCCCATGGGCCATGAGTTCACCTCGCTGGTACTGGCATTGCTGCAAGTGGGTGGCCACCCGTCCAAGCTGGACGCCGACACCATTGCGCAGATCAAGAGCATCGAAGGCAAGTTCGAGTTCGAGACCTACTTCTCGCTCTCCTGCCAGAACTGCCCGGACGTGGTGCAGGCACTGAACCTGATGGCGGTGCTCAACCCCAATATCCGCAACGTCTCCATCGACGGCGCGCTGTTCCAGGAAGAAGTCGAGCGTCGTCAGATCATGGCCGTGCCGAGTATCTACCTGAATGGTGAAGTGTTCGCTTCCGGCCGTATGGAGGTGAAGGAAATCCTCGCCAAGATCGATACCGGTGCCGCCAACCGCGACGCCGAGAAGATGAGCGCCAAGGACGCCTTCGATGTACTGGTGGTCGGTGGTGGCCCGGCGGGTGCTGCTGCTGCGATCTACGCTGCGCGCAAGGGTATCCGTACCGGTGTTGCCGCCGAGCGCTTCGGCGGCCAGGTGCTCGATACCATGGCCATCGAGAACTTCATCTCCGTCAAGGAGACTGAAGGCCCGAAACTGGTGCGTGCCCTTGAAGAGCACGTCAAGGAATACGAAGTCGACATCATGAACCTGCAACGCGCCTCGGCCCTGGTGCCGGCGGCAGCCGAAGGTGGTCTGCACGAGGTCAAGTTCGAGAGCGGTGCTTCGCTCAAGGCCAAGACCGTGATTCTGGCCACCGGCGCCCGCTGGCGTGAAATGGGTGTGCCGGGCGAGCAGGAATACAAGGCCAAGGGCGTGTGCTTCTGCCCGCACTGCGATGGCCCGCTGTTCAAGGGCAAGCGCGTGGCGGTGATCGGCGGCGGTAACTCTGGTGTTGAGGCTGCCATCGACCTGGCCGGTATCGTCGCTCACGTGACCCTGCTGGAGTTCGCCGACACCCTGCGTGCTGACGCCGTGCTGCAGAAGAAGCTCTACAGCCTGCCGAACGTGACTGTGATCAAGAGTGCGCAGACCACCGAGGTCAAGGGCGACGGGCAGAAGGTCAACGGCCTGGTGTACAAGGATCGCACCACCGAGGAACTGCACACCGTCGAGCTGGAAGGCATCTTTGTGCAGATCGGTCTGCTGCCCAACAGTGATTGGCTCAAAGGCACCATCGAGCTCAACCGTTTTGGTGAGATCGTCGTCGATGCCAAGGGCAACACCAACGTGCCGGGCGTGTTCGCTGCCGGTGACGTGACGACTGTGCCGTACAAGCAGATCGTCATCGCCATGGGCGAGGGTTCGAAAGCATCGCTCTCGGCCTTCGATCACCTGATCCGCCACAGCTGA